The following proteins are co-located in the Doryrhamphus excisus isolate RoL2022-K1 chromosome 15, RoL_Dexc_1.0, whole genome shotgun sequence genome:
- the LOC131103554 gene encoding meiosis inhibitor protein 1-like isoform X2 codes for MLLSNCGLMEQLQTVLSPPPHAGPRVSSSAAPSSSLLCVSHLLSSSLITLQHLHGTQVHKSLSWSLDATVQRILLQKRNTDNLLLVSYLRLLEALLNVDLTSAVMSVTSGPGLVGPTTPLEVEDGELFPLGSRGAQCLSIALSGLILQKHELLLRASVNCLSALLGFLQRKSPKTATYVVCQPWSRFLLFCLHSSGENCLLHPAILRVITLLVRHGNMAVLWEPDLLQVMDAVERKGVKTLSQEASQALRLLLIQIQSAVLQPPPTEEHKQRVRRVMESLVSAPPTESLALPSNILRVPGVSICLSDFAVIID; via the exons ATGCTGCTCTCTAACTGTGGACTGATGGAGCAGCTTCAGACGGTTCTGTCCCCCCCGCCCCACGCCGGGCCGCGTGTCTCCTCTTCAGctgctccttcctcctccttgctGTGTGTCAGTCATCTTCTCTCGTCCTCGCTCATCACTTTGCAGCATTTGCACGGCACTCAG GTTCACAAAAGCCTCAGCTGGAGCCTGGACGCAACTGTGCAGCGAATCCTTCTTCAGAAAAGGAACACAGACAATCTCTTGCTCG TCAGTTACCTGAGATTGCTGGAGGCCTTACTCAACGTTGACCTCACCTCGGCAGTGATGAGCGTGACCAGCGGTCCTGGCTTGGTTGGACCAACAACACCCTTGGAGGTTGAAGACGGGGAATTGTTCCCGCTCGGCTCCAGAGGGGCTCAGTGCCTCTCCATCGCTCTCAGTGGACTTATTTTACAG AAGCATGAACTACTACTGAGAGCCTCAGTCAACTGCCTGAGTGCCTTGCTTGGCTTCCTGCAGAGGAAGAGTCCCAAGACAG CCACGTATGTAGTTTGTCAACCGTGGAGTCGATTCCTCCTCTTCTGCCTGCACAGCTCGGGAGAGAACTGCCTGCTGCACCCCGCCATTCTCAGAGTTATCACACTT CTGGTGCGGCACGGCAACATGGCGGTGCTGTGGGAGCCTGACCTGCTCCAGGTGATGGATGCGGTAGAGAGGAAAGGGGTAAAGACTCTCAGCCAGGAAGCATCACAAGCCCTCAGGCTACTTCTCATACAG ATCCAAAGTGCCGTCTTGCAGCCTCCGCCCACAGAGGAACACAAGCAGCGAGTGAGGCGTGTGATGGAGTCCCTGGTCTCGGCGCCCCCCACGGAGAGCCTCGCTTTGCCCAGCAACATCCT ACGTGTTCCTGGCGTGTCCATATGTCTGTCTGACTTTGCCGTGATCATAGACTGA